A single genomic interval of Granulicella tundricola MP5ACTX9 harbors:
- a CDS encoding B12-binding domain-containing radical SAM protein, with the protein MHNPNIQQANGESGLVDVLLTHSYHLAHDAKQWRKMQPHPPLGTLYAATALRESGIAVAVFDPMFLEPISGFKQALLKHQPKLVVIYEDDFNFVTKMCLTHMRELARELALIAQSSGITVIAHGSDATDHPTMYLDHGVRYVLNGEAEQTLTELCTSLLHTGQPGVLPGLVHYGGPHHSLNVSSPAPKNPSWACLPRPARELIDLELYRAAWTAEHGFFSTSVVSSRGCPYRCNWCAKPISGDRFQLRSPEEVAAELHDLKSLHGVQHIWFSDDVFALDRRWIQAFATAVESYGTPLPFKIQSRADLMSETTVAALKRAGCAEIWMGVESGSQKILNAMSKGLQLPSVHAARKRLADAGIRACYFLQFGYPGEAWPEIKETIQLVRETQPDDIGVSVSYPLPGTVFFERVQEQLGLKRNWNDSDDLCTIHAAAYKNEFYHALRDALHAEVSTRFSTPDATCEALWQRVHALEPVSRNANVLTLPTVQDNFLPVTSLLSESGRA; encoded by the coding sequence ATGCATAACCCCAACATCCAGCAGGCAAATGGAGAGAGTGGCCTGGTCGATGTCCTTCTGACCCACTCCTACCACCTTGCGCATGACGCCAAGCAGTGGCGGAAGATGCAACCCCATCCGCCGCTCGGCACGCTCTACGCAGCCACCGCACTGCGCGAGTCCGGTATCGCAGTTGCGGTCTTTGACCCGATGTTCCTTGAGCCTATCTCCGGCTTCAAGCAGGCCCTGTTGAAGCATCAACCGAAACTCGTCGTCATCTATGAAGATGACTTCAACTTCGTCACCAAGATGTGTCTCACGCACATGCGCGAACTTGCGCGTGAACTCGCACTCATCGCGCAGTCCTCCGGCATCACCGTCATTGCACATGGATCGGACGCCACGGATCATCCCACAATGTACCTCGATCACGGCGTCCGTTATGTCCTGAACGGTGAAGCGGAGCAGACGCTGACCGAGCTCTGCACCTCATTGCTTCATACCGGCCAGCCCGGGGTGCTCCCTGGCCTCGTCCACTATGGCGGTCCCCACCACTCTCTCAACGTCTCCTCGCCTGCCCCCAAAAATCCATCCTGGGCCTGCCTGCCGCGGCCGGCGCGGGAACTCATTGACCTCGAACTATACCGTGCAGCATGGACGGCGGAACATGGCTTCTTCTCCACGAGTGTGGTCTCCAGCCGAGGCTGCCCATACCGTTGCAACTGGTGCGCCAAGCCGATCTCAGGAGACCGCTTTCAACTCCGTTCGCCTGAAGAGGTTGCAGCGGAGCTTCACGACTTGAAGTCCCTGCACGGAGTTCAGCACATCTGGTTCAGCGATGATGTCTTCGCGCTGGATCGTCGCTGGATTCAGGCTTTCGCCACTGCAGTGGAGTCTTATGGAACCCCATTGCCCTTCAAGATCCAATCCCGCGCGGACCTGATGTCGGAGACAACAGTAGCGGCACTGAAGCGTGCCGGCTGCGCCGAGATCTGGATGGGCGTGGAGTCCGGCTCGCAGAAGATCCTTAACGCCATGAGCAAGGGCCTGCAGCTTCCCTCCGTACACGCGGCCCGCAAACGCCTGGCCGACGCCGGGATTCGTGCCTGTTACTTCCTGCAGTTCGGCTACCCCGGTGAGGCATGGCCGGAGATCAAGGAGACAATTCAACTGGTCCGCGAAACACAACCAGACGACATCGGTGTCTCCGTCTCTTACCCACTGCCGGGCACAGTCTTCTTTGAACGCGTGCAGGAGCAACTAGGGCTCAAGCGCAACTGGAATGACAGCGACGATCTTTGTACCATCCATGCAGCCGCATATAAGAACGAGTTCTATCACGCCTTGCGCGATGCGCTTCACGCAGAGGTCAGCACGCGCTTCTCAACGCCCGACGCAACCTGCGAAGCCCTCTGGCAACGAGTCCACGCACTGGAACCCGTCAGCAGAAACGCCAACGTACTCACCTTGCCAACGGTCCAGGATAACTTCCTGCCCGTCACCTCTCTGCTCTCAGAATCGGGGCGAGCCTGA
- a CDS encoding B12-binding domain-containing radical SAM protein — protein MQRSTQPSKKIVFFFPSFASSEATAPLGILAVATPLIRAGYQIVLIDSTITPNYKKRVLEEVRDAVCLGISLVTGPMIRETVEIATAVKEWNPDFPIILGGWHPSLLPDQTLQAACVDYVVRGQGEDALLELVQHLQTRSAPDLIPGIGFKRGGKLILTPERPLRPLVDMPPKAYQIADFDAYERGCGKRWAMYTSSLACPFNCSYCTNAGVYGRKWNALPPEQFVEETVDLTRRYQLEMLWVVDDNFMVDLDRARGIAEGLVRAGSQFKWSVQATSNMVARLTHEDLKLLRRAGLHQICQGVDSGSTKVLQLMGKTFQDFDQIYESAARCLSADIRPSFNIIFAFPGEGRKERRETIDFMMDVCRRFPGAEFWTNIFTPYPGAPIMQRAQELGIEVPKTLEGWADFFPRYTTLPWLKGKDHTRLQVTRDYLRIAFDRIPIGSDTRDPITRIVQKSLSLPARWRLDHDTYKFPVEIWLNNKLNERLGLARSKPAVDAKRLATTPAEAAC, from the coding sequence ATGCAGAGATCAACACAACCCTCGAAGAAAATCGTGTTCTTCTTCCCCTCGTTCGCAAGCTCGGAGGCCACGGCGCCGCTCGGCATCCTGGCCGTCGCGACGCCGCTCATCCGCGCCGGGTATCAGATCGTCCTCATCGATTCAACGATCACGCCCAACTACAAGAAGCGCGTCCTTGAAGAGGTTCGGGATGCAGTCTGTCTCGGCATCTCGCTGGTCACCGGGCCCATGATCCGGGAGACCGTGGAGATTGCGACAGCGGTCAAAGAGTGGAACCCTGACTTCCCCATCATCCTCGGCGGCTGGCATCCATCGCTTCTACCCGACCAGACCCTACAGGCCGCCTGCGTGGACTACGTCGTGCGTGGGCAAGGTGAAGACGCGCTTCTCGAACTCGTCCAGCATCTTCAGACCAGGTCCGCGCCAGACCTGATTCCTGGCATCGGCTTCAAGCGTGGCGGCAAGCTGATCCTGACGCCGGAGCGTCCACTAAGGCCCCTCGTCGATATGCCGCCCAAGGCCTATCAGATCGCAGACTTCGACGCCTATGAACGTGGCTGCGGCAAACGCTGGGCTATGTACACCTCATCGCTCGCCTGCCCGTTCAACTGCTCCTATTGCACCAACGCCGGCGTCTACGGGCGCAAGTGGAACGCGTTGCCACCGGAGCAGTTCGTTGAAGAGACTGTCGATCTCACGCGCCGCTATCAGCTTGAGATGCTCTGGGTTGTCGACGACAACTTCATGGTCGATCTCGACCGCGCACGCGGCATTGCAGAAGGCCTGGTGCGTGCCGGATCGCAGTTCAAGTGGAGTGTTCAGGCCACGAGCAACATGGTCGCCCGGCTGACTCATGAGGACCTCAAGCTGTTGCGGAGAGCCGGCCTCCACCAGATCTGCCAGGGTGTGGACTCAGGTTCGACCAAGGTGCTGCAGCTCATGGGCAAGACCTTTCAGGACTTCGACCAGATCTACGAGAGTGCAGCCCGTTGTCTCTCAGCCGACATCCGCCCATCCTTCAACATCATCTTCGCCTTTCCCGGTGAAGGCCGGAAGGAGCGCCGCGAGACCATCGACTTCATGATGGACGTATGCCGCCGCTTCCCCGGCGCGGAGTTCTGGACGAACATCTTCACGCCTTATCCCGGCGCACCCATCATGCAACGAGCCCAGGAGCTCGGCATAGAAGTCCCAAAGACCCTGGAGGGCTGGGCCGATTTCTTCCCGCGCTACACCACGCTGCCGTGGCTCAAGGGCAAGGACCACACCCGGCTCCAGGTCACGCGCGACTACCTGCGCATCGCGTTCGACCGCATCCCCATCGGCTCCGACACACGCGATCCCATCACCCGCATCGTGCAGAAGTCTCTGTCGTTACCGGCACGTTGGCGCCTCGACCACGACACCTATAAGTTCCCCGTGGAGATCTGGCTCAACAACAAGCTCAACGAAAGACTCGGCCTCGCACGCAGCAAACCCGCAGTCGACGCCAAGCGCCTCGCCACCACGCCAGCGGAGGCAGCATGCTGA
- a CDS encoding WecB/TagA/CpsF family glycosyltransferase, which produces MRDESQDLVNVLGVHIAPVDMDGALTRIADALCNATRGYVCMTGVHGVMEHYRHPELREVFADSLLTAPDGMPTVWVGHLQGHAGTRQITGPDLMLQVLGRSEFAGYTHFFYGGKPGVAEELRATLEGRLPGVRVIGTCTPPFRELTVEEEKEFIQMIDELRPDIIWVGISTPKQERFMHRMSPRLRTTLMFGVGAAFDFHTGRIQDCPLWIKRAGLQWLDRLLQDPKALWKRYLRNNPAFVWHIVLQLTGLRTYPGAARTAARKPSVQGSSTLLRKVESDL; this is translated from the coding sequence GTGAGAGATGAATCTCAAGACCTGGTCAATGTGCTCGGAGTCCATATTGCGCCCGTGGATATGGATGGTGCGCTCACACGCATTGCGGACGCCCTGTGCAATGCGACCCGCGGTTATGTCTGCATGACGGGAGTCCACGGCGTCATGGAGCATTACCGTCATCCGGAGTTGCGAGAGGTCTTTGCCGACTCCCTGCTCACAGCCCCGGATGGCATGCCTACCGTCTGGGTGGGACATCTGCAAGGACACGCCGGGACACGGCAGATCACCGGACCAGACCTGATGCTGCAGGTGCTTGGCCGGTCGGAGTTTGCGGGTTACACGCACTTTTTCTATGGTGGAAAGCCGGGAGTGGCGGAGGAACTGCGGGCCACGTTGGAGGGGCGGTTACCAGGCGTTCGTGTCATTGGCACCTGCACCCCGCCATTCCGGGAACTTACGGTTGAAGAAGAAAAGGAGTTCATTCAAATGATCGATGAACTCAGGCCAGACATCATCTGGGTTGGGATCAGCACTCCCAAGCAGGAACGCTTCATGCACCGCATGTCCCCGCGACTCAGGACGACGCTCATGTTCGGCGTGGGCGCGGCCTTCGACTTTCACACAGGCCGCATTCAAGATTGCCCGCTCTGGATCAAACGCGCGGGCCTGCAATGGCTTGATCGGCTCTTGCAAGACCCGAAGGCTCTCTGGAAGCGCTACCTGCGCAACAATCCGGCTTTTGTATGGCATATCGTCCTGCAGCTTACGGGGCTAAGAACTTATCCTGGCGCCGCACGGACAGCGGCGCGAAAGCCCTCGGTGCAAGGCAGTTCAACACTTTTGCGCAAGGTTGAATCGGATCTATGA
- a CDS encoding glycosyltransferase family 87 protein — protein MTDSRQGILAAAEWLLLVVFTCVLAVHTLPQAWRTLNTDFPNYYLTARLNHEGYDLSQAYDWRWFQREKDHHGIDQRLVGFAPITPFSTLFVWPLTSLAPLPAKHVWLLLQLALLVPISLLLRSLTAQPMRRILLLAAGSYPLHRNLLYGQFYILLLGILVLACWTYRRRMSAWAGALIAIAAMTKVFPVIFLLYFIRKRDWRALGAALTTLCVCGLLSVSIFGWSIHRTYLQTVLPWTLRGETLPPYILTGSSLSALLHRLFVYEPQWNPHPWHNAPMAASILGTVLQMLLVAAALLAIRSGGEQDVASRSHAPLEWSALLCVTLATSTSPASYNFILLLLPVLALCAMTQKRRPQIALAAVALYFAIGYPNWNTSDTSGLHAVLHVPRLWLLILFSLICCRAAAGISLRARLWHRSNIPWASALVLLALAGVVSGIRHQRGLYDDYAFRLPMRPDVFLAADPLDDAGRVKSVSMLPAGYRVLEDGVRDSVGTPGTDQLSFAINRGADWLEEAGLRSRLISQHGPLPGTIDQARSPFVPADGQGLAYVRDDHGRGRVYLHLSTYEKPLTPLWMSVLEGASAKDGIMAVAATQGEEASQIFLLQPGGVPSPSGLGEARYPAFSPDGHWLAYSRLVNGAWNLWLLDRHTQRAHPLTEAPCDQVEASWEPDSKTLLYASDCGRALGFTAICRRRIVP, from the coding sequence ATGACGGACTCACGGCAAGGCATACTCGCAGCGGCAGAGTGGTTGCTGCTCGTTGTCTTCACCTGCGTGCTCGCCGTCCACACGTTGCCGCAGGCATGGCGAACGCTGAACACCGACTTCCCGAACTATTACCTGACCGCACGGCTGAACCACGAAGGCTATGACCTCTCCCAAGCTTACGACTGGCGCTGGTTTCAACGCGAGAAGGATCACCACGGAATCGATCAGCGCCTCGTAGGCTTTGCGCCAATCACTCCCTTCTCCACACTCTTCGTCTGGCCGCTCACCTCGCTTGCGCCGTTGCCTGCCAAGCACGTGTGGCTCCTGCTGCAACTGGCGCTGCTCGTTCCGATCAGCCTGCTCCTCCGCTCCCTGACCGCGCAGCCCATGCGACGAATCCTGCTGCTTGCGGCCGGTTCTTATCCCCTGCACCGCAACCTGCTGTACGGGCAGTTTTATATCCTGCTGCTTGGGATTCTGGTGCTTGCCTGCTGGACTTATCGACGGCGTATGTCGGCATGGGCCGGAGCCCTGATCGCAATCGCTGCCATGACCAAGGTCTTCCCGGTTATCTTCCTGCTTTACTTCATTCGTAAGCGGGATTGGCGTGCGCTTGGCGCTGCCCTCACCACACTCTGCGTGTGCGGCTTGTTGTCTGTATCCATCTTCGGCTGGAGCATCCATCGTACCTATCTGCAAACCGTCCTGCCATGGACGCTTCGTGGCGAGACGCTGCCGCCTTACATCCTCACCGGCTCTTCCCTCTCCGCGCTGCTGCATCGGCTGTTCGTATACGAACCGCAGTGGAATCCTCACCCATGGCACAACGCTCCCATGGCTGCATCGATCCTTGGCACCGTGCTTCAGATGCTGCTCGTTGCGGCGGCTTTGCTGGCGATCCGGAGCGGCGGCGAGCAGGATGTGGCAAGCCGAAGCCACGCGCCGCTGGAGTGGTCTGCCCTGCTTTGCGTGACATTGGCGACCTCCACCAGCCCAGCCTCTTACAACTTCATCCTGCTTCTGCTGCCCGTTCTTGCGCTCTGTGCCATGACACAAAAGCGTAGGCCTCAGATCGCGCTTGCGGCTGTCGCCCTCTACTTCGCCATCGGCTACCCCAACTGGAATACCAGCGATACCTCCGGATTACACGCGGTGCTTCATGTGCCGAGGCTCTGGCTCCTTATCCTGTTCAGTCTGATCTGCTGCCGTGCCGCCGCAGGAATCTCCCTGCGAGCAAGACTCTGGCACCGCTCCAACATCCCGTGGGCCTCCGCTCTCGTGCTCCTTGCATTGGCTGGTGTCGTCTCCGGGATAAGGCATCAGCGCGGGCTCTACGACGACTACGCCTTCCGGCTTCCGATGCGTCCGGACGTATTTCTTGCTGCTGATCCGCTGGACGATGCAGGACGAGTCAAATCCGTCTCCATGCTCCCCGCCGGTTACCGCGTCCTTGAGGATGGGGTACGCGATTCCGTTGGCACACCGGGCACGGATCAGCTCTCCTTTGCGATCAATCGGGGGGCTGATTGGCTTGAAGAAGCAGGACTCCGCTCCCGTCTGATCTCACAGCATGGTCCGCTCCCTGGGACAATCGATCAAGCGCGAAGTCCCTTCGTGCCTGCGGATGGTCAAGGTCTTGCGTATGTTCGGGATGACCATGGCCGTGGCCGCGTCTACCTTCACCTATCAACTTACGAGAAGCCTTTGACCCCGCTCTGGATGAGTGTCCTTGAAGGTGCCAGCGCGAAGGACGGCATCATGGCAGTCGCTGCGACACAAGGTGAAGAAGCTTCACAGATCTTCCTCCTGCAACCCGGCGGCGTCCCTTCGCCCTCAGGCCTTGGAGAAGCCCGCTACCCTGCTTTCTCACCCGATGGACATTGGCTTGCCTACAGCCGGCTTGTAAACGGCGCATGGAATCTATGGCTGCTCGATCGTCACACTCAGAGAGCGCACCCCCTGACGGAGGCACCCTGCGACCAGGTAGAAGCCTCCTGGGAGCCGGACTCCAAAACACTGCTGTACGCCAGCGATTGCGGGCGCGCGCTCGGCTTCACCGCCATCTGCCGCAGAAGAATAGTGCCCTGA
- a CDS encoding B12-binding domain-containing radical SAM protein yields the protein MLSRGKVVLFYPPYDGPPLGAPLSLLALAGTLREANFEVVLIDAAIEDHHLDRIEEECASALCIGISVLTGPMIRGAIIAAQHVKRTNPSVSVVFGGWHPTLCPESTLREPYVDIVVRGQGELTIVELAVALAEKKPLDFITGISWKKNGRLIENFERRVQPVDTFAQPAFDMTDFDAYEKKSGKRELAYATSIGCPYACNYCTDMVVYKRRFNAYAAEHVVAELTGLVKRYRITHVALLDSNFPVDLKRAIAIARGIVDSGVKFAWTFQASTDFICRMSQEEVQLLADSGVRYMGFGTESTSKAVLKMMNKRHQRVDEMYETARKAELAGIRVNFNLILGYPGETEADRLETFRTMSDIGRHFKNVRFSPNIFTPYPGIPIWPQLRELGVVEPQTLEEWETMPLGANLLPWLRGRELARLNRMLAYFLLLSQVSRRRSSSSTLRRILGMLITAPIRWRLTSSRFSFPWEIWLSQLSEQIVKRRSLITGQALPAVESANA from the coding sequence ATGCTGAGCCGGGGCAAGGTGGTCCTCTTCTATCCGCCTTACGATGGGCCGCCGCTCGGCGCGCCCCTTTCATTGCTGGCCCTCGCAGGCACACTGCGCGAGGCCAACTTTGAAGTTGTGCTGATCGATGCAGCGATCGAAGATCACCACCTCGACCGCATCGAAGAAGAGTGTGCCTCAGCCCTCTGTATCGGGATCTCTGTCCTTACCGGCCCCATGATTCGCGGAGCGATCATCGCCGCGCAACATGTCAAGCGGACGAATCCCTCGGTATCCGTAGTCTTTGGCGGCTGGCACCCCACGCTTTGCCCGGAGTCGACGCTACGCGAGCCTTATGTGGACATCGTCGTCCGCGGACAGGGAGAGTTGACCATCGTGGAGTTGGCCGTCGCGCTTGCAGAGAAAAAGCCACTGGACTTCATCACCGGGATCTCCTGGAAGAAGAATGGCCGCCTGATCGAAAACTTCGAGCGCCGCGTGCAGCCGGTCGATACCTTCGCCCAACCCGCCTTCGACATGACGGACTTCGACGCCTATGAAAAGAAGTCCGGCAAACGCGAGCTCGCCTATGCCACCAGCATAGGCTGCCCCTATGCCTGCAACTACTGCACCGACATGGTCGTCTACAAACGGCGCTTCAACGCTTATGCCGCGGAGCATGTCGTTGCAGAGTTGACCGGCTTGGTTAAGCGTTACCGCATCACGCACGTCGCGTTGCTGGATTCAAACTTCCCCGTCGATCTCAAACGTGCCATTGCAATCGCACGAGGCATCGTGGACTCCGGCGTGAAGTTTGCCTGGACCTTCCAGGCTTCGACGGACTTCATCTGCAGGATGAGCCAGGAGGAGGTTCAACTCCTGGCTGACAGCGGCGTTCGCTACATGGGCTTCGGCACCGAGTCCACCTCCAAAGCCGTGCTGAAGATGATGAACAAGCGTCATCAGCGCGTCGACGAGATGTACGAGACCGCACGCAAGGCGGAACTGGCCGGCATCCGGGTCAACTTCAATCTCATCCTCGGCTATCCCGGCGAGACCGAAGCCGACCGGCTCGAGACCTTCAGAACCATGAGCGACATTGGCCGCCACTTCAAGAACGTCCGCTTCTCCCCCAACATCTTCACGCCCTATCCCGGCATCCCCATCTGGCCGCAGCTTCGTGAGCTCGGCGTTGTCGAGCCTCAGACCCTGGAGGAGTGGGAGACCATGCCGCTGGGCGCAAATCTTCTCCCCTGGCTCAGGGGACGCGAGCTTGCACGTCTCAATCGCATGCTCGCGTACTTTCTCTTGCTCAGCCAGGTCAGCCGCCGGCGCTCCAGCTCATCGACGCTCAGACGCATACTCGGCATGCTGATCACCGCGCCCATCCGCTGGCGGCTTACGTCGAGCCGCTTCTCCTTCCCCTGGGAGATTTGGCTCTCGCAACTGTCGGAGCAGATCGTCAAACGGCGCTCCCTCATCACAGGCCAGGCGTTGCCGGCCGTGGAGTCTGCCAATGCATAA
- a CDS encoding HPr(Ser) kinase/phosphatase has protein sequence MTTAALHSMQLPRPIQEEQVEPLLASDGFSFRRVFYPMGFAVEIETNQAEILAAAEESWGEQDAIAVPRQIAGALKLRVGVTPSSSSECPPKTSVRANGHLLSIIADIENFSVCDLQQGVAFGWVTEAALHHRHYLRYHFLEATVMCLLTGSRVTPVHAACVSLNGFGLLLCGESGAGKSTLAYACARAGWALTTDDASYVVWHSDQPHVRGNAHQVRFRPSARDLFPEIRDRELTPRTDGKPSIEVPTSELPGIVKAPQAVVHAILLLKRRAEATVELREVDRRTVLPHLEGSLYPLEGIRQRQAAALTSLDGVALYEFHYRDLDCAIAQLEALTEALAKTSPEARQTDDNTRTFA, from the coding sequence ATGACAACTGCGGCACTTCACTCCATGCAGCTCCCTCGTCCGATACAGGAGGAACAGGTAGAGCCGTTGCTTGCCTCTGACGGATTTTCGTTTCGCAGAGTCTTCTACCCCATGGGCTTTGCGGTCGAGATTGAGACCAATCAGGCGGAGATCCTGGCTGCGGCAGAAGAGAGCTGGGGAGAGCAGGACGCCATCGCCGTGCCCCGGCAGATTGCCGGAGCATTGAAATTGCGGGTCGGTGTGACGCCTTCGTCCTCGTCGGAATGCCCACCAAAAACCAGCGTGCGAGCCAATGGGCATCTTCTTTCGATCATCGCCGACATAGAAAACTTCTCCGTCTGCGACCTGCAACAGGGCGTAGCGTTCGGCTGGGTGACGGAAGCTGCCCTGCACCATCGTCACTATCTCCGATACCACTTCCTGGAAGCCACCGTCATGTGCCTGCTAACCGGCTCGCGCGTGACGCCGGTCCATGCGGCGTGCGTCAGCCTGAATGGTTTTGGTCTTCTTCTGTGCGGCGAATCCGGCGCTGGGAAATCGACGCTCGCGTATGCGTGCGCACGTGCCGGTTGGGCGCTTACCACGGATGACGCGAGTTACGTCGTCTGGCACAGCGACCAGCCGCACGTCCGCGGCAACGCACATCAGGTCCGCTTCCGTCCGTCCGCGCGAGATCTGTTTCCTGAGATCCGGGACCGCGAGTTGACGCCCCGCACGGATGGCAAGCCGTCGATCGAAGTTCCTACATCGGAGCTGCCCGGCATCGTGAAAGCGCCGCAGGCAGTCGTGCATGCCATTCTCCTCTTGAAGCGACGCGCTGAAGCAACCGTAGAACTGCGAGAGGTCGATCGTCGAACCGTACTGCCTCATCTTGAGGGATCGCTCTATCCGCTTGAGGGCATACGCCAGCGCCAGGCTGCCGCGCTCACCAGCCTTGATGGAGTGGCACTGTACGAGTTCCACTATCGTGATCTCGACTGTGCCATTGCGCAGTTGGAGGCTTTGACCGAGGCTCTTGCAAAGACGTCTCCCGAGGCGCGACAAACCGATGACAACACCCGGACATTCGCCTGA
- a CDS encoding B12-binding domain-containing radical SAM protein, with amino-acid sequence MPDLLLTHGYFLFEDPKEIQIMKPYAPLGILYLCSHLRREGFDVDVFDTTFSSRAALFQHLRTEKPSVLGIYANLMTRGNAVEIMAVAHEAGWRVIVGGPEPGAYAQEYLEAGAEFVVFGEGEATLQELLTALRANADADDPNWKSKIAGAAYLDEAGGFHQNAARAQIADLDAQPWPARHAIDLHRYVETWRTHHQQGSVNFITARGCPYRCRWCSHQVYGQTHRRRDPIKVVDEVEWLMKEYTPDIAWVSDDVFTINHDWIRKYSAEMRRRGLHIPFECISRADRLNEEMLDLLAELGCFRIWIGSESGSQRLLDSMDRGVKVEQVQRAVQMSRERKIQSGMFLMWGYEGEEMEDIEATIRHVSTAQPDIFFTTVSYPIKGTPYYQQIQSKLVQLAPWGKSSDREIKIRGRHSKAYYAHADKLLRDEVQLARISASGAEDDRIIADLSMKISASRQGLLATQCEVEA; translated from the coding sequence ATGCCGGACCTCCTCCTCACCCACGGCTACTTTCTCTTTGAAGACCCAAAAGAGATTCAGATCATGAAGCCGTATGCCCCGCTGGGCATTCTGTATCTCTGCTCGCATCTCCGGCGTGAAGGCTTTGATGTAGACGTCTTCGATACCACCTTCTCCAGCCGCGCCGCGCTCTTCCAGCATCTTCGGACGGAGAAGCCATCGGTGCTTGGCATCTATGCCAATCTCATGACACGCGGCAACGCGGTCGAGATTATGGCTGTGGCACACGAGGCTGGTTGGAGGGTCATCGTCGGTGGCCCGGAGCCCGGAGCCTATGCCCAGGAGTATCTCGAAGCCGGCGCGGAGTTTGTCGTCTTCGGCGAAGGAGAAGCGACGTTGCAGGAGCTACTCACCGCCTTGCGTGCCAACGCGGATGCCGATGATCCAAACTGGAAGTCGAAGATCGCCGGCGCAGCCTATCTCGACGAAGCAGGTGGCTTTCATCAGAACGCCGCGCGAGCCCAGATCGCCGATCTCGATGCCCAACCCTGGCCCGCACGCCACGCAATCGATCTGCACCGCTACGTCGAGACCTGGCGCACCCATCATCAACAAGGCTCGGTGAACTTCATCACCGCACGCGGCTGCCCTTACCGCTGCCGCTGGTGCAGCCACCAGGTCTACGGACAGACCCACCGCCGCAGGGACCCAATCAAGGTCGTCGATGAAGTCGAATGGCTCATGAAGGAGTACACCCCGGACATCGCCTGGGTCTCCGATGACGTCTTCACCATCAACCATGACTGGATTCGCAAGTACTCGGCAGAGATGCGCCGCCGTGGACTGCATATTCCATTTGAGTGCATCTCCCGCGCGGATCGTCTGAACGAAGAGATGCTGGATCTACTCGCGGAGCTGGGCTGCTTCCGTATCTGGATCGGCTCGGAGAGCGGCTCACAACGGCTGCTTGATTCCATGGACCGCGGCGTCAAGGTGGAGCAGGTGCAGCGTGCCGTCCAAATGAGCCGCGAACGCAAGATTCAAAGCGGTATGTTCCTGATGTGGGGCTATGAAGGCGAGGAGATGGAGGACATAGAGGCCACCATCCGCCACGTCAGCACGGCGCAGCCCGATATCTTCTTCACCACCGTCTCCTATCCCATCAAGGGCACGCCGTACTACCAGCAGATTCAAAGCAAGCTGGTGCAGCTTGCTCCCTGGGGCAAGAGCTCCGATCGTGAGATCAAGATCCGTGGACGCCACTCCAAGGCCTACTACGCCCATGCCGATAAGCTCCTGCGGGATGAGGTTCAGCTCGCCCGTATCTCCGCCTCAGGAGCGGAGGATGACCGTATCATCGCTGACCTCAGCATGAAGATCAGCGCGTCACGCCAGGGTCTTCTGGCGACCCAGTGTGAGGTTGAAGCATGA